A genomic window from Oceanobacillus timonensis includes:
- a CDS encoding transposase codes for MTIIRQPSLFGIQELYDMEPTQKYEAIISAIDLDLIYHAINKKSRLGAPVELNYAGMIISFFIRYIERIPTIKDLIKRLNDDFIFKMNCGFLVSDAIPSEAAYSRLVTKLSESDILEKSFESVTLAAVTEGFIADEVIAIDATHFEARDKAPVQKEEKPEAAPKKRGRKSKEEREQYLQEQAEKEANLPLYEKKIEAQLDVPLDILRAEVPLAPKWGVKKNADGKNEYWFGYKGHLAVGTSSQYILQSLFSSGSLNDGKAAIALLKGTDQRLPLTTVHYNTLDAGYDFEPIYEQIHRMGQQSVIAYNKRNEGEMIGFDKNFAPTCFREHSYKYDSFDPKYETLKYTRPKECSDCPLANEGICQKVYKVKITTDLRRYTAPARGSRAWKKIFKQRTAVERVNAYLKEFYQLNNVRYRTGKRAKVHFDMVALIYNASKLAADRIQAELIQQQQTA; via the coding sequence ATGACCATTATACGACAACCGAGCCTATTTGGCATCCAAGAATTATATGACATGGAACCTACCCAAAAATATGAAGCGATTATTTCAGCGATTGATCTGGATCTTATTTATCATGCGATTAATAAGAAATCCCGGCTGGGAGCGCCTGTTGAGCTAAATTATGCAGGGATGATTATTTCCTTTTTTATTCGCTACATCGAACGCATCCCAACGATCAAAGACTTAATCAAGCGTCTCAATGATGACTTTATCTTTAAAATGAACTGCGGATTTCTGGTTTCCGACGCTATTCCATCAGAAGCTGCGTATTCTCGTCTCGTAACGAAACTGAGTGAATCAGATATTTTAGAAAAATCCTTCGAAAGCGTAACGCTGGCAGCTGTCACAGAAGGGTTTATTGCCGATGAAGTCATTGCCATTGATGCCACCCATTTTGAAGCACGAGATAAGGCACCCGTTCAAAAAGAAGAAAAACCGGAAGCTGCGCCCAAAAAGCGTGGGCGTAAATCCAAAGAAGAACGCGAACAGTACCTTCAAGAACAAGCAGAAAAGGAAGCAAACCTGCCATTGTATGAAAAGAAAATCGAAGCACAGTTAGACGTTCCGTTAGACATCTTGCGTGCAGAAGTACCACTAGCCCCCAAATGGGGTGTGAAAAAGAATGCAGACGGTAAAAATGAATACTGGTTTGGCTACAAAGGACATCTCGCAGTTGGTACATCAAGCCAGTATATTCTACAATCCTTGTTTTCATCTGGCAGCTTAAATGATGGAAAAGCCGCTATCGCCTTATTAAAGGGAACGGACCAGCGCCTTCCTCTTACCACTGTTCATTATAATACGCTAGATGCTGGTTACGATTTCGAGCCGATTTATGAACAGATTCATCGCATGGGACAACAGTCTGTCATTGCCTATAATAAGCGCAATGAAGGCGAAATGATTGGGTTTGATAAGAATTTTGCCCCAACCTGTTTTCGAGAACATTCCTATAAATATGATAGCTTTGATCCAAAATACGAAACATTGAAATATACCAGACCAAAGGAATGCAGCGACTGCCCACTTGCGAACGAAGGTATCTGTCAAAAAGTGTATAAAGTCAAGATAACTACGGATTTAAGACGTTATACTGCGCCTGCACGCGGATCAAGAGCTTGGAAAAAGATTTTTAAACAACGGACAGCAGTAGAACGTGTCAATGCTTATCTGAAAGAGTTCTATCAGCTAAACAATGTTCGTTATCGTACTGGAAAGCGTGCGAAAGTCCATTTTGATATGGTCGCTTTGATTTATAATGCTTCCAAATTAGCTGCGGATCGCATCCAAGCTGAGCTTATTCAACAACAACAAACTGCATAA
- a CDS encoding lactonase family protein encodes MSKYFGYAGTYTRKTSQGVYRFTLDTEKEQLSAAKEAATLGNPTYLNFNENQDNLYAVAQEGDMGGVNAFRVDKTNGELQPVNGQLVEGNPPCYVEAGDNMVVTGNYHKGTIGLHFTYENGEVEQGYFTQHEGSGPHERQEKPHVHFTGFTPDKKYIVVADLGTDRLVTYKVEDTSLVEVSTFYTNPGSGPRHIVFHPSKPIAYLITELTTEVIVLDYNSETGSFTEKQTILAKPADFKETNDASAIHITSDGKFLYTGNRGHNSITSFQVDENSGELTFLAFTPSGGEWPRDFVLDPTEKFLVATNQHSGNAVLFKRDVKTGELTEMDQVIDVPEAVCVKFLS; translated from the coding sequence ATGAGTAAATATTTTGGTTATGCAGGAACATACACAAGAAAAACAAGCCAGGGTGTATACCGTTTTACTTTAGATACGGAGAAGGAACAGCTATCAGCTGCAAAGGAAGCTGCAACACTAGGTAACCCGACTTATTTGAATTTTAATGAAAATCAAGACAACCTATATGCTGTTGCCCAGGAAGGGGACATGGGAGGCGTCAATGCCTTTCGAGTGGATAAAACAAATGGAGAATTACAGCCTGTAAATGGCCAGCTGGTAGAAGGAAATCCTCCTTGCTACGTGGAAGCGGGAGACAATATGGTAGTCACAGGAAATTACCATAAAGGAACGATCGGTCTCCATTTTACATATGAAAATGGGGAAGTTGAGCAAGGTTATTTTACACAGCATGAGGGAAGCGGTCCGCATGAAAGACAGGAAAAACCGCATGTGCATTTTACCGGATTTACCCCGGATAAAAAATATATTGTTGTTGCGGATTTAGGAACGGACCGCCTGGTAACATATAAGGTGGAAGATACTTCTTTAGTAGAAGTCAGTACGTTTTATACCAATCCGGGAAGCGGTCCGAGACATATTGTTTTTCATCCGAGTAAACCGATTGCTTATCTGATCACTGAGCTTACAACAGAAGTTATTGTGTTAGATTATAATAGCGAAACAGGGTCTTTCACAGAAAAGCAGACGATTCTTGCTAAACCTGCTGATTTTAAAGAAACCAATGATGCAAGCGCCATTCATATCACTTCGGATGGGAAGTTTCTTTATACTGGCAACCGCGGACATAATAGCATTACTTCATTCCAAGTGGATGAGAACAGCGGTGAATTGACATTTCTCGCATTTACGCCATCCGGCGGCGAATGGCCACGAGATTTTGTGCTGGATCCGACGGAAAAATTCTTGGTAGCGACGAACCAACATAGCGGGAACGCTGTCCTATTTAAAAGAGATGTAAAGACTGGGGAATTAACGGAAATGGATCAGGTGATTGATGTTCCGGAAGCTGTTTGTGTGAAGTTTCTTTCCTAA
- the htpX gene encoding protease HtpX gives MGKRVLLFLLTNILVMTTIVIVWSIITSIFDIGPSYRANGGIDYPSLMIFSIIVGFTGSFISLAMSRWMAKTMMKVKVIDPDKAVNPQERAVYEKVERLSRAAGLTHTPEVGIYHSQEINAFATGPTKKRSLVAVSQGLLDNMDDDAVEGVIAHEVAHVSNGDMVTMTLLQGIINTFVVFLSRIAASIVSRMVRSELQWIVHFACIIIFQILFSILGSLVVSAYSRYREYHADRGGADLAGKDKMRHALESLKLHINRAEVEDHSNDAAIQTMKISNKSSFLNAFSSHPPLEQRIAKLEQR, from the coding sequence ATGGGGAAACGAGTGCTGTTATTTCTTTTAACAAACATCTTAGTAATGACAACCATTGTCATTGTCTGGTCCATTATTACAAGCATTTTTGATATTGGACCAAGTTATCGTGCAAATGGAGGAATTGATTATCCTTCCCTCATGATATTCAGTATTATTGTCGGTTTTACCGGATCCTTTATCTCTTTAGCAATGTCCCGTTGGATGGCTAAAACCATGATGAAGGTAAAAGTCATTGACCCGGACAAAGCAGTCAATCCACAGGAACGTGCGGTTTATGAAAAAGTGGAACGCCTTTCCCGAGCTGCTGGACTCACCCATACGCCAGAGGTAGGTATTTACCATTCCCAGGAAATCAACGCATTTGCGACCGGCCCAACTAAAAAACGTTCGTTGGTTGCTGTCTCGCAAGGGTTATTGGATAATATGGATGATGATGCTGTAGAAGGCGTTATTGCACACGAAGTAGCTCACGTTTCAAACGGGGACATGGTTACCATGACATTATTACAAGGCATTATCAATACATTTGTTGTCTTCCTGTCCCGTATTGCCGCAAGTATCGTTTCACGCATGGTGCGCTCTGAGTTGCAATGGATTGTTCATTTTGCCTGCATTATTATTTTCCAAATCCTTTTCTCCATCTTAGGCAGCCTTGTTGTCAGCGCCTATTCCAGATACCGGGAATATCACGCAGACCGGGGCGGTGCTGATTTAGCCGGAAAAGATAAAATGAGACATGCGCTTGAGTCTCTAAAGCTGCATATTAACCGTGCTGAAGTAGAAGATCACAGTAACGACGCAGCTATTCAGACCATGAAAATCAGTAATAAATCAAGCTTTCTCAATGCTTTTTCTTCACACCCGCCGTTGGAACAGCGGATCGCGAAATTAGAGCAAAGATAA
- a CDS encoding M20/M25/M40 family metallo-hydrolase: MTLQWNSPEALRRLLNELVSWKSISLSEGEKQFPRKLYAKLQDVDYFHEHPDYLTLHEADQRRKLLTALYKHPDASKTICLISHFDTVNTEEYGSLEPLATQPEELTKVYWEQKDTFSRDIRAEIESGDFLFGRGTMDMKMGLVMHMSLIEQAAAEKWPVNLLLLTVPDEEVNSAGMRYAIPVLTDLQKQHQLTYTLFLNSEPSFRHDPKDNTHYIYSGTIGKVLAGALFYGKETHAGEPLSGMTSPFISSFLTREMEWNPIFKETVLGETAPLPVTLQQTDLRLRYSTQTPYRSSALYNIFLLERTAEEAFALFEQTAKIAAAQCNERYKKICQDNQVDPIGHVKVFSYKELLEYAMNKLGREFVEDLKKDVHYHDAYDDREKSLRITDNLMIHCQELAPAIVVLFAPPYYPAVNSSGNRLVEFCVDFMEKEAKKQFQAEIKRSHFLNGICDLSYVNYQGSDKDLQVYEENTPVWGDSYTLPFSSMRALNAPVLNIGPFGHDAHKRTERLHISNAFEQLPSLMRQLILQISQK, from the coding sequence ATGACATTGCAATGGAACAGCCCTGAAGCATTACGCCGGCTGTTGAATGAGTTGGTCAGCTGGAAGAGTATTAGCCTTTCAGAAGGTGAGAAGCAGTTTCCCAGAAAGTTATATGCGAAACTGCAAGATGTAGATTATTTTCATGAACATCCGGATTACTTAACATTGCATGAGGCCGATCAACGCCGAAAACTGTTAACAGCTTTATACAAGCACCCGGATGCTTCCAAGACGATTTGCCTCATCAGTCATTTTGATACCGTAAATACCGAAGAATACGGTTCGTTGGAGCCGCTCGCAACCCAACCAGAGGAGCTTACCAAAGTATATTGGGAACAGAAGGATACATTTTCCAGAGATATCCGGGCAGAGATTGAATCAGGCGACTTTTTATTCGGCCGCGGGACAATGGATATGAAGATGGGGCTGGTAATGCATATGAGCTTGATAGAACAGGCAGCTGCGGAAAAATGGCCTGTGAACCTGCTCTTACTGACGGTTCCGGATGAAGAGGTGAATTCAGCGGGGATGCGTTATGCCATCCCAGTGCTTACAGATTTACAAAAGCAGCATCAATTAACCTATACGTTATTTCTGAACAGCGAGCCTTCATTCCGGCATGATCCCAAAGATAATACGCACTATATTTACAGCGGTACGATTGGTAAAGTGTTGGCAGGAGCGCTGTTTTATGGAAAGGAAACCCACGCAGGGGAGCCATTGAGCGGGATGACATCGCCATTTATCTCTTCGTTTTTAACGAGAGAGATGGAATGGAATCCGATTTTCAAGGAGACGGTGCTTGGAGAAACAGCTCCGTTACCCGTTACGCTGCAGCAGACAGATTTGCGATTGCGCTACTCTACCCAGACACCGTACCGATCTTCTGCATTGTATAATATTTTTCTGTTAGAGAGGACGGCGGAGGAAGCATTTGCTTTGTTTGAACAGACCGCAAAAATTGCTGCCGCACAATGTAATGAACGGTATAAAAAAATATGTCAGGATAACCAGGTGGATCCGATTGGTCATGTGAAGGTGTTTTCTTATAAAGAACTACTGGAATATGCAATGAATAAATTAGGGCGTGAATTTGTTGAAGATCTGAAAAAGGATGTGCATTACCATGATGCGTATGATGACAGGGAGAAGTCATTGCGTATTACGGATAACCTGATGATTCATTGTCAGGAGCTCGCGCCGGCTATTGTCGTGTTATTTGCTCCGCCTTATTACCCGGCTGTTAACTCCAGCGGTAACCGGCTTGTCGAATTTTGTGTGGATTTTATGGAGAAAGAAGCCAAAAAGCAATTCCAAGCAGAGATCAAAAGGAGTCATTTTTTAAATGGCATCTGTGACTTGAGCTATGTGAATTATCAGGGTAGTGATAAAGACTTGCAGGTTTACGAGGAGAATACGCCGGTCTGGGGAGATTCGTATACATTACCATTTTCGTCTATGCGTGCATTGAACGCTCCTGTTTTAAATATAGGGCCATTTGGTCATGACGCCCATAAACGGACAGAGAGGCTCCATATCTCCAATGCATTTGAGCAATTACCATCTTTAATGCGGCAACTGATTCTGCAAATTTCACAGAAATAA
- a CDS encoding twin-arginine translocase TatA/TatE family subunit — MNPANIGIPGLILIVVLALIIFGPKKLPEIGKAAGQTLREFKNSANNLMSDEGKKNEIKEEKDELETEKESSK; from the coding sequence ATGAACCCAGCAAACATAGGTATTCCGGGTTTGATACTGATTGTTGTTCTTGCTTTAATTATTTTTGGCCCTAAGAAGCTTCCGGAAATCGGTAAAGCAGCCGGACAAACCTTACGGGAATTTAAAAATTCAGCGAATAATTTAATGTCTGACGAAGGTAAAAAGAATGAAATAAAAGAAGAGAAGGATGAACTGGAGACGGAGAAGGAATCATCCAAATAA
- a CDS encoding YjcZ family sporulation protein → MSKYNEFGGGFALLVVLFILLIIVGTSYWGY, encoded by the coding sequence ATGAGTAAATACAATGAATTTGGAGGGGGTTTTGCCTTACTGGTAGTCCTGTTCATATTATTAATTATTGTAGGTACTTCTTATTGGGGCTACTAA
- the spx gene encoding transcriptional regulator Spx has product MTVHIYGVSCSSTRKARQWFRKNGIAYKERNILHQPLTIDELKNILQMTVEGTDEILSTRSKIYKELNLNVEELSLQTLLKLIHKYPRLLKSPILVDEKRFQVGYHEEDIRQFLPRKTRQLQWSQWKVDLGLIKG; this is encoded by the coding sequence ATGACAGTGCATATTTACGGAGTATCTTGCTCATCTACAAGAAAAGCCAGACAATGGTTTCGCAAAAATGGAATTGCTTATAAGGAAAGGAATATTCTACATCAACCATTGACAATTGACGAATTAAAAAATATTTTACAAATGACGGTAGAAGGAACCGATGAAATTCTTTCCACCCGTTCTAAAATTTACAAAGAATTAAACTTGAATGTAGAGGAATTGTCTTTACAAACCTTATTAAAATTAATTCATAAATATCCAAGATTGCTGAAAAGCCCAATTTTGGTTGATGAAAAAAGATTTCAGGTCGGTTATCACGAAGAAGATATTCGTCAATTTTTACCTCGGAAAACAAGACAGCTGCAATGGTCGCAGTGGAAAGTAGATTTAGGGTTAATAAAAGGGTGA